A section of the Amblyomma americanum isolate KBUSLIRL-KWMA chromosome 2, ASM5285725v1, whole genome shotgun sequence genome encodes:
- the LOC144120702 gene encoding acetylcholine receptor subunit alpha-like 1, protein MGETPSRTTSGPPGAAGPAWRLRLSALIVALLSWRTPGCAANGDTKRLYHDLINGYSSLIRPVGNNSDRLTVKMGLRLSQLIDVNLKNQIMTTNVWVEQEWNDYKLRWDPEEYGGVAKVHVPAEQIWLPDIVLYNNADGNYEVTIMTKAILHSDGLVIWKPPAIYKSSCEIDVQYFPFDQQTCFMKFGSWTYDGYTVDLKHKHQRDDSNDIAVGIDLSEFYLSVEWDIMAVPARRKEKFYSCCEEPFPDITFNITLRRKTLFYTVNLIIPCVAISFLSVLVFYLPSDSGEKVSLSISIMLSLGVFFLLLSEIIPPTSLAVPLLGKYLLFTMVLVSLSVFVTIAVLNVNFRSPATHKMAPWVKHVFLKVLPPVLLMKRPQDDDDDDDASAMGFDATPSADNRAPPPSPPPPPPPPPPLQELTLCAYHSAEPPESGGDDASPRALPSPPDGGADPGPLLDQDLARPVFNVRFIAQHMENADHFDQVIEDWRYVAMVLDRLFLLLFTFTCVVGSACIILEAPSLFDDKLPIDILMSKVAPRLRRIHD, encoded by the exons ATGGGCGAGACCCCGTCGAGGACCACTAGCGGGCCTCCGGGGGCCGCGGGGCCGGCATGGCGGCTGCGGCTGTCCGCGCTCATCGTGGCGCTGCTCAGCTGGCGCACGCCCGGGTGCGCGGCCAACGGGGACACCAAGCGCCTCTACCACGACCTCATCAACGGCTACAGCTCGCTCATTCGGCCCGTGGGCAACAACTCGGACCGGCTCACGGTCAAGATGGGCCTCCGCCTGTCGCAGCTCATCGACGTG AACCTCAAGAACCAAATAATGACGACAAATGTATGGGTAGAACAG GAGTGGAATGACTACAAGCTTCGCTGGGACCCTGAGGAGTACGGCGGAGTAGCCAAAGTCCACGTACCAGCTGAGCAGATATGGTTGCCAGACATTGTCCTTTACAACAA CGCTGACGGAAATTACGAGGTAACCATCATGACCAAAGCCATTCTCCACTCGGATGGCCTCGTCATCTGGAAGCCACCAGCAATCTACAAGAGTTCCTGCGAGATAGACGTACAGTATTTTCCATTTGACCAGCAAACCTGCTTTATGAAGTTTGGATCCTGGACCTACGACGGATACACG GTCGACCTGAAGCACAAGCACCAGCGCGACGACTCCAACGACATCGCGGTGGGCATCGACCTGTCCGAGTTCTACCTGAGCGTCGAGTGGGACATCATGGCGGTGCCCGCGCGGCGCAAGGAGAAGTTCTACTCGTGCTGCGAGGAGCCCTTTCCGGACATCACCTTCAACATCACGCTGCGGCGCAAAACCCTGTTCTACACCGTCAACCTGATCATCCCCTGCGTGGCCATCTCTTTCCTCTCCGTGCTGGTCTTCTACCTGCCCTCGGACTCCGGCGAGAAGGTCTCGCTCTCCATCTCCATCATGCTCTCGCTGGGCGTGTTCTTCCTGCTCCTGTCCGAGATCATCCCGCCCACCTCGCTGGCCGTGCCCCTGCTGGGCAAGTACCTGCTCTTCACCATGGTGCTCGTCTCACTCTCCGTCTTCGTAACCATCGCCGTGCTCAACGTCAACTTCCGCTCGCCGGCGACGCACAAGATGGCGCCCTGGGTCAAGCACGTCTTCCTCAAGGTCCTGCCCCCAGTTCTCCTCATGAAACGGCCTCaagacgatgatgacgatgacgatgccAGTGCCATGGGCTTCGATGCCACGCCGTCCGCCGACAACCGAGCTCCGCCGCcgtctccgccgccgccgccaccgccaccaccgccgcTACAG GAACTGACACTGTGCGCCTACCACTCAGCTGAGCCGCCAGAGAGCGGCGGCGATGACGCCTCCCCGAGGGCGCTGCCATCGCCGCCCGACGGCGGCGCCGACCCGGGACCCCTGCTGGACCAGGACCTGGCCAGGCCTGTCTTCAACGTGCGCTTCATCGCTCAGCACATGGAGAACGCGGACCACTTCGACCAG GTCATAGAAGACTGGCGCTATGTGGCCATGGTCCTGGACCGGCTCTTCCTGCTACTCTTCACTTTCACATGCGTCGTGGGCTCAGCCTGCATCATCCTCGAGGCGCCTTCGCTGTTCGACGACAAGCTCCCCATCGACATCCTCATGTCCAAGGTGGCCCCGCGGCTGCGGCGCATCCACGACTGA